A portion of the Betta splendens chromosome 2, fBetSpl5.4, whole genome shotgun sequence genome contains these proteins:
- the LOC114849595 gene encoding uncharacterized protein LOC114849595, which yields MKTSGPLLGVLCLSGCLIFSTCLLHKYHFININSTWTEAQTYCRTNYIDLATTDTIAEVNQLISTVSSAGYKSNVWIGIYVTVSASWTYDHASDYLTWTVPTESNTFFNTAWCGSMESNGMSWCENCTAAYPFICDHGNRKIFVNTPMDFLKAWSYCKENFTDLTTPINSSMNAWANNVMAMVPSVGRVWFGLLAFGSYHWSDLSAVSFKYWEEWPQMFAAAVLYGAADLQRLGTWSFLPAGSLPFVCYTEDIQVETKVLRLKVSSTTDVNDSALEANILSQLQKRFMEQGLSGAALKWRKQPDGKIFQKKENTDASDDHACPHNTY from the exons ATGAAGACCAGCGGGCCGTTACTGGGTGTCCTGTGTCTCTCAG GGTGTCTCATCTTCTCCACATGCCTCCTCCATAAGTATCACTTTATCAACATCAATTCAACTTGGACTGAAGCTCAGACCTACTGCAGAACCAATTACATAGACCTGGCCACCACTGACACCATTGCAGAAGTGAACCAGCTCATCAGCACAGTTTCATCTGCGGGTTACAAATCCAACGTCTGGATCGGGATTTATGTTACGGTCTCGGCATCTTGGACATATGACCATGCATCTGATTATTTAACATGGACGGTGCCAACAGAAAGCAACACTTTCTTTAACACAGCTTGGTGTGGATCCATGGAATCAAATGGAATGAGCTGGTGTGAAAATTGCACAGCAGCATATCCATTCATCTGTGATCATG GAAACCGGAAGATTTTTGTTAATACACCAATGGATTTTTTAAAAGCTTGGAGCTACTGcaaagaaaacttcacagacCTAACGACCCCAATCAACTCATCCATGAATGCATGGGCCAACAATGTAATGGCCATGGTCCCAAGTGTAGGTCGAGTGTGGTTTGGTCTGCTTGCCTTTGGATCCTACCACTGGTCAGATTTAAGCGCCGTCTCGTTCAAATACTGGGAGGAGTGGCCACAAATGTTTGCCGCCGCGGTTCTGTATGGCGCTGCAGATTTGCAGAGATTAGGAACATGGAGCTTTTTGCCCGCTGGGTCGTTACCATTTGTCTGCTACACAGAGGACATTCAAGTGGAGACAAAAG tACTTCGGCTGAAGGTGAGCTCCACTACAGATGTCAATGACTCTGCACTGGAAGCAAACATCTTGTCACAG CTCCAGAAGAGATTTATGGAGCAAGGACTGAGTGGAGCTGCCCTGAAGTGGAGAAAACAGCCTGATGGGAAAATCTTCCAaaagaaggaaaacactgaCGCGTCAGACGATCATGCATGTCCACATAATACATATTAG
- the LOC114849471 gene encoding type-2 ice-structuring protein-like, with the protein MKLLMLCALLCVLALTRAAKKGADARLQQPDEDVSLLEKRFLWWCPTGWTKYSGRCFHFVPRTLTWAEAEKNCQAMGGHLASMRNKEEYFWVQHMIATQTNSYPATWIGASTRKTDTDWLWSDGTKFTFTFWCKGEPNNQNSQHCVQMNFSDNKCWDDYQCDGQRSSVCVKGSKFLGGK; encoded by the exons ATGAAGCTCCTGATGCTGTGCGCACTTCTCTGTGTCTTGGCTTTGACCAGAGCTGCTA AAAAAGGCGCAGATGCACGACTGCAACAACCTGATGAAG ATGTGTCTCTGCTGGAGAAGAGGTTTCTTTGGTGGTGTCCGACTGGATGGACTAAGTACAGTGGCCGATGTTTCCACTTTGTACCACGAACTTTGACttgggctgaggctgag AAAAACTGTCAGGCCATGGGTGGACATCTGGCATCTATGAGAAACAAGGAAGAGTATTTTTGGGTCCAGCACATGATAGCTACTCAAACCAACAGCTATCCAGCAACATGGATCGGAGCCTCCACTCGTAAAACG GACACCGATTGGCTCTGGAGTGATGGAACCAaattcaccttcaccttctggTGTAAGGGAGAACCAAACAATCAAAATTCACAGCACTGTGTGCAAATGAATTTTTCAG aCAACAAATGCTGGGATGATTATCAGTGTGACGGCCAACGTTCATCTGTATGCGTCAAGGGCTCAAAGTTCCTTGGCGGGAAATAA
- the LOC114849106 gene encoding protein NLRC3-like: MLSCRKCEFSSMNQCEDRNEEAPPSETCLCWDHENQNKAQCFVSLKSNESKSQPIAFKGQPVLQSKVDLQSSEVPSDQPVQQHQTHLDSIFMLLEENIVTFVKKELKEIQKLLRPDYPECLESQREDEEKLDGEDEEHRRSSRDAFLKITLNFLRRMKQEELADCLQSKSSVPVCWHQLKSQLKQKFQFVFAGIAKAGNPTPLNQFYTELYITEGGTGEVNDEHEIRHIETASRKQCKAETSIRPEDIFKGSAGRDRAIRTVMTKGVAGIGKTVLTQKFTLDWAEGKANQDIHFTFPFTFRELNVLKEQKFSLVELVHHFFTKTKAAGIYRLDQFQVVFILDGLDECRLPLDFNKTKTLTDVTESTSVDVLLTNLIRGNLLPSAHLWITTRPAAANQIPPRCVDLVTEVRGFTDPQKDEYFRKRFTDEQQATTIISHIKTSRSLHIMCHIPVFCWITATVLEDVLKTREGGELPKTLTEMYIHFLVVQTKVKNIKYEGGAETDPLWSPENREMIESLGKLAFKQLQKGNLIFYESDLTECGIDIRAASVYSGVLTQIFKEERGLYQDKVFCFVHLSVQEFLAALHCHLAFIKSGVNLFSQQYSNCLCSKLLSCCRKKPDPTQFYHDAVDEALQSLNGCLDLSLRFLLGLSLQSNQIFLQGLMTQTGNRLNVNQATVLYIKEKISESSSSEQSINLFHCLNELNDCSLVEEIQQHLRSGSISTSKLSPAQWSALVFFLLSSDKDFDVFDLNKFSSSEEALLRLLPVVKVSNKALLSGCNLSERSCEALSSVLSSQSSSLRELDLSNNDLQDSGVKLLSDGLKSPHCQLETLRLSGCLVTEEGCVSLASALSFNPSHLRELDLSYNHPGESGEKLLFAGLEDPHWRLDTLRMEPSGVQWLRPGLRKYFCQLTIDTNTVNRKLQLSDNNRKVTRVIKDQPYPDHPDRFDWNPQLLCSNGLTGRCYWEVEWRGQVDISVSYRGIKRRGDSKDCLFGWNKQSWSLFCSDDGGSSVRYNNKDTSISFSVSNRVSMYVDCPAGCLSFYSVSSDKLIHLHTFYKTFTEPLYAGFGVWPGSSVSLCRILDKKATKLISNICSGASVHCPTVKNS; encoded by the exons ATGCTTAGTTGCAG AAAGTGCGAAttcagcagcatgaatcagtgtgaggacagaaaCGAGGAAGCCCCTCCCTCTGAAACCTGTCTGTGTTgggaccatgagaaccagaacaaagctcagtg CTTTGTGTCCTTGAAGAGCAATGAGTCAAAGAGCCAGCCTATTGCTTTTAAAGGCCAACCTGTATTACAGTCTAA agtggacctgcagagctcagaggttcccagtgaccagcctgtccagcagcaccaaacacacctggactccatatttatg ctgctggaggaaaacattgtcacttTTGTGAAGAAGGAGTTAAAGGAGATCCAGAAGCTTCTgcgtccagattacccagaatgcttagagagtcagagggaggatgaggagaagttagatggtgaggatgaggagcacaggaggagcagcagagatgcatttctgaagatcacactgaacttcctgaggaggatgaagcaggaggagctggctgactgtctgcagagca aGTCTTCAGTTCCGGTTTGTTGGCATCAACTTAAatctcagctgaagcagaagttccagtttGTTTTTGCAGGCATTGCTAAAGCTGGAAACCCAACCCCTCTGAACCAgttctacacagagctctacatcacagagggaggaactggagaggtcaacgatgaacatgagaTCAGACAcattgaaacagcctccaggaaacaaTGCAAAGCAGAAACATCCATCAGACCTGaagacatctttaaaggctcagctggaagagacagagccatcagaacagtgatgacaaagggagtggctggcattgggaaaacagtcctaacacagaagttcactctggactgggctgaaggcaaagccaaccaggacatacacttcacatttccattcaccttcagagagctgaatgtgctgaaggagcaaaagttcagcttagtggaacttgttcatcacttcttcactaaaaccaaagcagcaggaatctacAGGCTTGACcagttccaggttgttttcatcttggacggtctagatgagtgtcgacttcctctggacttcaacaagacaaaaaccctaactgatgtcacagagtccacctcagtggatgtgctgctgacaaacctgatcagggggaacctgcttccctctgctcacctctggatcaccacacgacctgcagcagccaatcagatccctcctcggtgtgttgacctggtgacagaggtcagagggttcactgacccacagaaggacgagtacttcaggaagaggttcacagatgagcagcaggccacaacaatcatctcccacatcaagacgtcacgaagcctccacatcatgtgccacatcccagtcttctgctggatcactgctacggttctggaggatgtgttgaaaaccagagagggaggagagctgcccaagaccctgactgagatgtacatccacttcctggtggttcagaccaaagtgaagaacatcaagtatgagggaggagctgagacagatccactctggagtccagagaacagGGAGATGATTGAGtcactgggaaaactggcttttaaacagctgcagaaaggaaacctgatcttctatgagtcagacctgacagagtgtggcatcgatatcagagcagcctcagtttactcaggagtgctcacacagatctttaaagaggagagaggactgtaccaggacaaggtgttctgcttcgtccatctgagtgttcaggaatttctggctgctcttcattgTCATCTGGCCTTTATCAAGTCTGGAGTCAATCTGTTTTCACAACAATATTCAAATTGTCTATGTTCTAAACTGTTGAGCTGTTGTAGAAAGAAACCTGACCCAACACAGTTCTACCATGATGCTGTGGACGAGGCCTTACAGAGTCTAAATGGATGCCTGGACCTGTCCCTTCGTTTCCTCCTGGGTCTTTCACTGCAAAGCAACCAGATTTTCCTACAAGGTTTaatgacacagacaggaaatagaTTAAATGTCAATCAGGCAACTGTTctgtacatcaaggagaagatCTCAgagtcttcttcttcagagcaaagcatcaacctgttccactgtctgaatgaactgaatgattgttctctagtggaGGAGATCCAACAGCACCTAAGATCAGGAAGTATTTCTACATctaaactgtctcctgctcagtggtcagcgctggtctTCTTCTTATTGTCATCAGACAAAGACTTTGACGTATTTGATCTGAATAAATTCTCTTCatcagaggaggctcttctgagACTGCTGCCTGTGGTTAAAGTCTCCAACAAAGCTCT TCTGagtggctgtaacctgtcagagagaagctgtgaagctctgtcctcagttctcagctctcagtcatctagtctgagagaactggacctgagtaacaacgacctgcaggattcaggagtgaagttactgtctgatggactgaagagtcctcactgtcaactggagactctcag gctgtcaggttgtctggtcacagaggaaggctgtgtttctctggcctcagctctgagctttaacccctcccatctgagagagctggacctaaGCTACAACCATCCAGGAGAATCAggagaaaagctgctgtttgctggactggaggatccacactggagactggacactctcag GATGGAGCCTAGTGGAGTCcaatggttgagaccaggtctgaggaagt atttctgtcaactcacaatTGACACAAACACCGTGAACagaaaactacaactgtctgacaacaacaggaaggtgacacgtgTGATTAAGGATCAgccatatcctgatcatccagacagatttgactggaatcctcagctgctgtgtagtaatggtctgactggtcgctgttactgggaagTTGAGTGGAGAGGACAGGTTGATATATCAGtaagttacagaggaatcaaaagaagaggagacagtAAAGACTGTTTATTTGGATGGAACAAACAGTCCTGGAGTCTATTCTGCTCTGATGATGGAGGTTCTTCTGTCCGTTACAATAACAAAGACACGTCCATCTCCTTCTCTGTGTCTAACAGAGTATCaatgtatgtggactgtcctgctggttgtctgtccttttacagtgtctcctctgacaaactgattcaccttcacaccttctACAAAACATTCACTGAACCACTTTATGCTGGGTTTGGAGTCTggcctggttcctcagtgtctctgtgtagAATTTTGGACAAAAAGGCTACTAAATTGATCTCAAACATCTGCTCAGGGGCCTCTGTCCACTGTCCCACTGTTAAAAATAGCTAA